Part of the Quercus robur chromosome 5, dhQueRobu3.1, whole genome shotgun sequence genome, TTATACCTGTTCCTGAAGTAGAAAGCGTTCCATTTGTTCTTGAATAGCGTCTTTCAAAAGGGCTTCTGCTTCCTCATTGAATATCTTGGTAGAAGATATGATTTCTTGGAACTGCGGTTTATTCGTTTTTAAATAAGTCCGTAACTCAACGAGAAATTTCTTTACCTGTCCAATTTCTAATGAATCAAGATAACCATTCGTTCCAGTATAAATAGTCATTACCTGTTCTTCCACCGTGAGAGGGGATGATTGAGATTGTTTGAGCAACTCGCGTAATCGTTGACCTCTTGCCAATTGATTCTGAGTAGCTTTATTGAGATCAGACGCGAATTGTGCAAAGGCTTCTAATTCTGCGAATTGTGCCAATTCCAATTTTAGTTTGCCGGCTACTTGTTTCATGGCTTTAATTTGAGCGGCAGATCCTACTCTGGAGACGGAAATCCCCACGTTAATGGCAGGTCTGATTCCAGCATTGAATAAATCGGCGGATAAGAAAATTTGGCCATCTGTAATTGAGATTACATTAGTAGGAATATAAGCTGAAACATCTCCCGATTGGGTCTCAACTATTGGTAAAGCAGTCATACTTCCTTCACCTAAACGCGAACCTGATTTAGCGGCTCTTTCCAAAAGTCGTGAATGCAAATAAAAAACATCTCCTGGATAAGCTTCGCGACCCGGCGGTCTTCGTAATAGAAGAGACATTTGGCGATAAGCCTGTGCTTGTTTGGAAGGATCATCATAAATGATTAAAGTGTGTCGTTTACGGTACATAAAATATTCAGCCAGAGCTGCTCCTGTATAAGGAGCGAGGTATTGTAATGTAGCCGGAGAATCCGCCGTTTCGGCTACCACAATCGTGTATTCCATTGCTCCCTTTTCTTGTAAAGTAGTCACTACCTGAGCCACAGAAGATGCCTTTTGACCAATAGCGACATAGACACATATTACATTTTGCCCTTGTTGATTGAGAATCGTATCTGTGGCTACTGCTGTTTTACCGGTCTGCCTATCCCCAATAATTAATTCTCGCTGACCACGTCCTATAGGGATCATCGAATCGATAGCAATAAGTCCTGTTTGAAGGGGCTCATATACGGAACGTCTCGAAATAATACCAGGAGCCGGTGATTCAATTAACCTAGATTCAGAAGCTGAAATTTCACCTCGACCATCAATAGGTTTCGCTAGGGCATTTATAACACGACCTAAATAAGCCTCGCTTACGGGTATCTGAGCAATTCTTCCTGTTGCTTTTACAGAACTTCCTTCTTGGATCATCAAACCGCCACCCATTAATACAACACCGACATTATTTGATTCCAAATTCAGAGCAATGCCTATTGTACCCTCTTCAAATTCTACTAATTCACCCGACATTACTTCATCAAGACCATAAATACGGGCAATGCCGTCGCCTACTTGAAGTACGGTACCGGTATTTACAACCTTTACTTCTCTATTATATTGCTCAATACAGTTTTAATATATCCTGTTATTCTCTacgaaaatttttatttattggcaaAGAGACGAAGAAATAGATTCATCATTCCATTACAATTGATTCCAGAACGAGAAAAAGGGCTAATGCCTCTTTCCGGTGTTTCGATTGAAATACCCGGAAATGGTATTTTTCGTAAAAAAAGTATTCTTGCTTATTTTGATGATCTTCAATACAGAAGAAAGAATTCAGGCATTACGAAATATGGGACTACAGGGGGGCATTCCATCCTCAAAAATGAGGATTTGATTGAGTATCGAGGAGTCAAAGAATTGAAGCCAAAATACCAAATGAAAATAGAtcgattttttttcattcccgAGGAAGTACATATTTTGCCAGAATCTTCTTCCATAATGGTACAGAAC contains:
- the LOC126728160 gene encoding ATP synthase subunit alpha, chloroplastic, with product IEQYNREVKVVNTGTVLQVGDGIARIYGLDEVMSGELVEFEEGTIGIALNLESNNVGVVLMGGGLMIQEGSSVKATGRIAQIPVSEAYLGRVINALAKPIDGRGEISASESRLIESPAPGIISRRSVYEPLQTGLIAIDSMIPIGRGQRELIIGDRQTGKTAVATDTILNQQGQNVICVYVAIGQKASSVAQVVTTLQEKGAMEYTIVVAETADSPATLQYLAPYTGAALAEYFMYRKRHTLIIYDDPSKQAQAYRQMSLLLRRPPGREAYPGDVFYLHSRLLERAAKSGSRLGEGSMTALPIVETQSGDVSAYIPTNVISITDGQIFLSADLFNAGIRPAINVGISVSRVGSAAQIKAMKQVAGKLKLELAQFAELEAFAQFASDLNKATQNQLARGQRLRELLKQSQSSPLTVEEQVMTIYTGTNGYLDSLEIGQVKKFLVELRTYLKTNKPQFQEIISSTKIFNEEAEALLKDAIQEQMERFLLQEQV